The following coding sequences are from one Arachis hypogaea cultivar Tifrunner chromosome 7, arahy.Tifrunner.gnm2.J5K5, whole genome shotgun sequence window:
- the LOC112704022 gene encoding uncharacterized protein — translation MPTQNSYHLNQKRLWRFVGFMSSVNGFLCYAKSSSFKRLFGEWNLLKIILYTLLSFSISIIMLFPKKYRISRSFLLKAYVGVLVLLLTSLYSFFYDKSNNGKPDLLGIFSSASFALMSLSLSWQIDLGFEAELLSFFLGCLTVQLMKINLMFSIVAAIFCYSLMILRSKSESQSHVGTLRTQDHVTVEIGATDGVVERGDDDYLNSFQYLEQQKQDDGCNWRKYEEKLMHEYEELIG, via the coding sequence ATGCCAACCCAGAATTCCTACCATCTAAACCAGAAAAGGCTATGGAGATTTGTGGGATTTATGTCAAGTGTCAATGGATTTCTCTGTTATGCTAAGAGTTCCTCTTTCAAACGTCTATTTGGAGAGTGGAACTTGTTGAAGATCATTCTTTACACCCTGTTAAGTTTCAGCATCAGCATCATCATGCTATTTCCCAAGAAATACAGGATTTCAAGGAGCTTCTTGCTTAAAGCTTACGTGGGTGTTCTGGTTTTGCTACTAACCTCTCTCTACTCATTTTTCTATGATAAATCTAACAATGGAAAACCAGACCTACTAGGCATTTTTTCGAGTGCTTCTTTTGCTTTGATGTCTTTGTCCCTGTCATGGCAAATTGATCTTGGCTTTGAAGCTGAGCTCCTCAGTTTCTTCCTTGGATGCCTAACTGTTCAACTCATGAAGATCAACTTGATGTTTTCCATCGTTGCAGCCATCTTTTGCTACTCTCTCATGATTCTTCGTTCCAAATCGGAATCTCAATCGCATGTTGGAACACTAAGAACGCAAGACCATGTAACAGTAGAAATCGGAGCTACAGATGGAGTAGTTGAAAGAGGAGATGATGACTACTTAAACTCCTTCCAATATCTCGAACAACAAAAGCAGGATGATGGATGCAATTGGAGAAAATATGAAGAGAAACTGATGCACGAGTATGAAGAATTAATAGGCTAA
- the LOC112704024 gene encoding probable NAD(P)H dehydrogenase (quinone) FQR1-like 1, with protein sequence MYGHVEKLVQEIKKGAASIEGVEVKIWQVPETLPEEVLGKMGAPPKTDAPIITADELATADGFVFGFPTRFGMMPTQFKAFLDSIGGLWRTQQLAGKPAGIFYSTGSQGGEQETTALTAITQPVHHGMIFVPIGYTFGAGMFEMENMKGGSSYGA encoded by the exons ATGTATGGACATGTTGAGAAGCTAGTACAAGAAATCAAGAAAGGCGCTGCTTCAATAGAAGGCGTTGAGGTCAAAATATGGCAG GTGCCTGAGACACTGCCAGAAGAAGTGCTTGGTAAAATGGGTGCACCACCAAAGACTGATGCACCAATCATCACCGCCGACGAGCTGGCCACGGCTGATGGTTTTGTCTTTGGCTTCCCTACTAGATTCGGGATGATGCCTACTCAATTTAAGGCTTTCCTAGATTCCATCGGAGGCCTTTGGAGGACACAACAGCTTGCAGGCAAGCCTGCCGGAATCTTCTATAGCACCGGTTCCCAGGGCGGCGAACAAGAGACGACAGC GCTTACTGCTATCACTCAGCCTGTGCATCATGGAATGATATTCGTTCCGATCGGATACACATTTGGTGCCGGCATGTTTGAGATGGAGAACATGAAAGGTGGAAGCTCATACGGGGCCTGA